The following are encoded in a window of Manihot esculenta cultivar AM560-2 chromosome 8, M.esculenta_v8, whole genome shotgun sequence genomic DNA:
- the LOC110621685 gene encoding 50S ribosomal protein L17, chloroplastic, producing MTMAMAAAAAAACGSDNRWSMASLMSALPSPSSSSVTAAVRFPSLRSRALSLSRRQQPLFLRSFTGLSPLNPLLSFGFSDCTSFEHGFPSIDNGSRFFAMRHGRRVPKLNRPPDQRRALLRGLTTQLLKHGRIKTTRARASAMRKYVDKMITLAKDGSLHKRRQALGFIYEKQIVHALFAEVPDRYGERNGGYTRIIRTLPRRGDNAPMAYIELV from the exons ATGACAATGGCAATGGCAGCGGCAGCGGCAGCGGCCTGTGGGAGCGATAATAGATGGAGCATGGCATCTCTAATGTCAGCGctcccttctccttcttcttcttcagtgACCGCTGCAGTGCGATTCCCATCCTTACGTTCCCGTGCTCTCAGCCTATCCCGCCGCCAACAGCCCCTCTTTCTTCGCTCTTTCACGGGTCTTTCTCCTCTAAACCCTCTCCTCTCCTTTGGGTTCTcgg ATTGTACCAGTTTTGAGCATGGGTTCCCCTCTATTGATAATGGGTCTCGATTTTTCGCCATGAGACATGGAAGACGAGTTCCTAAGCTCAATCGGCCTCCTGACCAGCGCCGGGCTCTCCTCAGAGGCCTCACTACTCAGCTTCTTAAACATGGACGTATCAAAACGACTAGAGCTCGGGCCAGCGCCATGAGGAAGTATGTTGACAAGATGATTACATTGGCCAAGGATGGGTCTCTCCACAAGAGAAGACAAGCTCTAGGCTTCATCTATGAAAAGCAGATTGTCCATGCCTTGTTTGCGGAGGTACCGGACAGGTATGGCGAAAGAAATGGTGGATATACGAGAATTATTAGAACTCTGCCAAGGCGAGGAGACAATGCGCCCATGGCATATATTGAACTTGTTTAG